The genomic DNA ttaacgtGATGTTGACGGAACGAAACTGCGAGGGCAGTGCTGCACCCGGACAATTTACGACGCGGACACGTGGGAGTTGTAACCTGTTTGTAACTGTCAACATTTTCAGTTATTCGAAAAGCTGTGGTTGCAAGCATTTAGTGTACAACGATTGAACTTAATTGCCTTTGCGAGATGAACATGAAGCATATGAACTTTCTACGCCTTCACTCACAGACTGACGTTCATTAATGCTGTCAACTCTTTAAACTGAAAAGGCTGCGGATCATTGGTCTTTATAGCCAGACTGGTCAGTGGTCACCAGAGAATGGTTTGGTACACAGTAGGCTctgcttaaaaaaataatgCCCCTTTCTATTCATTCAAATGAGAATTTGAATCTTTATCACAATGGAATATCAATATTACACCAAGCAGCGTAAAAACACCATGTAGGCATTTGTTTGGTTATAATAGTCCTCAGTGAGGTACAGACCACAATGTTGACTGAGTGTGGGAATAAAAAAGGTGAAATTAATGCCAAATGAAATTTTTTCATATGTAGACTGTATGCTGAATTGAGGAGTGAGTCGCCAAATCAATAGTGTGACCTTCAATTATATTCTCACAGTGATGTGCATTTGCCTGTAAAATAGGAAACGTAATATTGCAGATTATTAAAAATGGAGTTTGGTTCAGTTCCTTCAGAGAATGTACGATACCATATTGTATAGCAGGATTTAGGTACAGGAGTGTTAAGAGTAATGAGCCCGTGTGCAGTGCAGAGTAATGAATCCAATCTGATTCTCCTCTTCTGAAGGTCTGTTGTTACTTTTAGAACTTGTCTCGATCCcttgcagtttattttgacaCCAGTGTatatgtgttttcatgttaatATGTCCAGCTCCTGTCAGGACACTAGATGTGATTTCATATCTGTTTTCCTCACTGCGTCTTTGTATATCTGCTGTAGTTTGACAGATGCCGCTGATGTTTGGAGCGCAGAGTACACTGAGGACACACTGAATCAGTTTGTAAGTTTCACCTGCCGACTCCTGTGATTTTCATTTAGTGCATCAGTGAAGGTACTGACTCTGTTCCTGCTCTGGTGCTGTTTCTAACTATACTTGTTTGTACAGAGACAGAGGTTTGCCTTGAAATCTACAGATGATTATATCCTGAAACTCAGGTGAGATTACACtttgtaaaatatgaaatatttctaGCAATGTACTTGAATGAAGTGGTGCCAGTTAAGCTGCACAGCCATCAACAAAACATTCTTTGTATTGAGCTACCACACATCAGTTTGTGTCTGAGACTACAGAAACTGTTATTAAATGTGACAATGAAAGCATTCCTGGCCAATTAAAGCTAAatgttcctctgtctgtcttattAGGGCAGCCTGTGGTAGTGGAGACGTGTCTGTTGTGGTCCATGACGCCAGTGTAGAGCTCCACGTGGGCTCCAGTCCAGGTGACCTGAGTGTGACCCTGTCCAGACTGGAAGGCTGGAAGGCCACAGCagaactgaaggagctgctgttcAGGATGGCTGACAGCCTCACTCAGCCTGACAGTAAAGGTACTTTGTTCTTGTGACTCATTGCAATTGTTTCATTGTGGGATTAGGAGTTCATGCAGAGTTAAAGCTCTCTCTCACTTTGCAATCAGTGCtgattgtgttttgtctttcccTATAGGTGGACCATCCTCCGTCAGTCCAGTGAAAAATCACCAAAGGCGCCCCACAGGCACGTTTTTAAAGCTGTATACCAACGAGCGTCATTTCCTCTGGCTtgaagtgaagctgcagcaccagAGACAGTTTCAGATAGTGTCCATAGGAAGCACTTGAATCATCAGAGTAtgtactgacagcagctgaaatatCAATTGAAGAGTATATATTGAAATGTCAGCTGGTGCATAGAGGCTTTCATTCAATGCCGGGTTACTTCATCACTGAAGATTACTTTTGTTCAATATGTACAATAGCAGCAAATGTGACCATTGAACTCTAACGATTCCACACCATCTGTGCAGTCCATGTTTGGATTAACAAGTGCTGTTGTACTTGTTATAGCAATACAGTGTGAAAACAGTCATAAGAAAAGTCCTGCGTTCAAAGTCttaattaagtaaaagtacaaaactatccatccatccatccatccatccatccattttccatgccGCTTATgtctttcggggtcgcggggggggctggagcctatctcggctgtcaacaggcgagaggcggggtacaccctggaccggtcgcagggcacatacacacaccattcacactcacactcacacctaggggcaatttagagtcaccaattaacctaatgagcatgtttttggtctgtgggaggaagccggagtacccggggagaacccacgcatgcacgggaagaacatgcaaacttcacacagaaaggcccgacccgggaatcgaacctgcggccttcttgctgtgaggcatgcgcactacctgctgcaccaccgtgcagcccagtaCAAAACTATTAGCATCAAATTATAGTtcaagtaccaaaagtaaaagatCACAACAATATATGACAGGATTATAaccactgatgcattaatgtgttcattaatgtTACAGCTGCTAAAGATGGGACTCATTTGATGGATATCTTCATCCATAATTAGTATGTCCATTTATCAGTAGACTTTAATTTTATATTAGTGTAAAAAGTGTAATATTTGCCTCCAAAATGTAGTTGAGTAGAAGTAGAAAATGTGAACAGTCAATAAACTTACCAGtatctcaaaattgtacttaggCATAGTACTTGAGAAAATGAACTTTTCCACTGCTGGGAGTAACACAGGCCTTAGATGCAGTCCATAATGTCTGAAGTCTTCAACAGTAATATCCTGCATTGCTTAACAAGAAACAGATTCAGGACACACTTCAGTCAAACAGTCATGAGATTGACTGAGACTGACATGAGACTGAGTATGGCCCCGTCAGTGATGTGCAAGCAACAGTGTCATAGCCAGGGGACAGAGCTGCAATTCTTAACTGCACCTAAACATGGGAGGAATAGATAtagaaaaatataataataatctttTGTGAAATAATGTAAGAAAAGTTTTGTATCCAGGCTCAACAAGAAGAAATCTGAATGGAATTGACTTTCCACAAAAAGAGATCGTTGCAACAAGAACCAAACATTTAGTTTTTCCTAAAAGAAATACCCTTTAAATTcctaaatgaaataaaaataatgaaatatcagGAAACAGATATTTACCATCTGCAGAGTTCATCTGTGAAATAAACTGCACTGCCACTTACTACCTGTTGCACAGCACTTGTTTACATACCGTGTTGCACATGTATTTATGGTTTAATAGAAATCACTTGGactacctgcacctacctcatactgtttattctgtttatacctcatgccacttgcactgtttacatgtttttagaTTGTTTTAGATATTGTGACTATTTGCACTTttggttagatgctaaactgcattttgttgtctctgtgttgcactctgatgGTGACAATAAAgatgaatctaatc from Chaetodon trifascialis isolate fChaTrf1 chromosome 6, fChaTrf1.hap1, whole genome shotgun sequence includes the following:
- the paxx gene encoding protein PAXX — translated: MDVNQPSYCTVLDLKSQSKFICYTRRINGIFSICLTDAADVWSAEYTEDTLNQFRQRFALKSTDDYILKLRAACGSGDVSVVVHDASVELHVGSSPGDLSVTLSRLEGWKATAELKELLFRMADSLTQPDSKGGPSSVSPVKNHQRRPTEFEPRQQQSCAPSVTVKKRLSGASLINPGTKKKLRATGVAFDDADED